A DNA window from Thiopseudomonas alkaliphila contains the following coding sequences:
- a CDS encoding type VI secretion system Vgr family protein, with amino-acid sequence MPHNQVTQGGSGATGNAPMWFSGNEHSGVFSGLKTQDLSTSAEGTGGYRQLRFDDSPQQSGITLSTTDYDTALYLGHIKHAPDNAREADKGYGVALTTAAQGAVRAGKGLLLSSAAGQDAMDAQNAVALHEHAQALATQLADVATKQGANLEGEPAAEELPAVEAHTPLMEALSATEEGTDLGQGGITLFKFLI; translated from the coding sequence GTGCCCCACAACCAAGTGACCCAAGGCGGCAGTGGTGCCACGGGCAATGCGCCTATGTGGTTTAGTGGTAACGAGCATAGCGGCGTGTTCAGTGGCCTTAAAACTCAAGATCTTAGCACCAGTGCCGAGGGCACGGGCGGTTATCGCCAATTGCGCTTTGATGATAGCCCCCAGCAAAGTGGTATTACACTTTCTACCACCGATTACGACACCGCCCTGTACTTAGGCCATATAAAGCATGCGCCCGATAACGCCCGCGAAGCGGATAAAGGCTATGGCGTGGCCTTAACCACTGCTGCCCAAGGCGCGGTACGCGCCGGCAAAGGCTTACTGCTGAGCAGTGCTGCCGGCCAAGATGCCATGGATGCCCAAAACGCCGTCGCCCTGCACGAACACGCTCAAGCGCTCGCTACCCAACTGGCTGATGTGGCCACTAAGCAAGGCGCTAACCTTGAAGGCGAGCCCGCAGCTGAAGAGCTGCCCGCCGTTGAAGCCCACACCCCATTGATGGAAGCCTTAAGCGCCACCGAAGAAGGCACCGACCTTGGCCAAGGGGGGATTACACTCTTTAAATTCTTGATATAA
- a CDS encoding restriction endonuclease: protein MLFLKKLFAFLTDKQSIQMPVDISDLLSSDVNTRQDKKLQSILNNIDECSSSDFNLFIKALLEKMSYDITDIDGKNDNGVDLIGHVGKVKSLAVQCKAWNPKRNTERVDVREVRAFKGVVADGYQKGFFVTTHYFSEPALELEDESLILIDRRKLFHLVARYYPQLLAESLYFETLSSLPACSHCQIGKTIKLYSKNKRYYYWCESCSEIEMV, encoded by the coding sequence ATGCTTTTTTTAAAAAAACTCTTTGCCTTCTTGACAGATAAACAATCAATTCAAATGCCAGTAGATATTTCAGATCTGCTCTCTTCAGATGTAAATACAAGGCAAGATAAAAAGCTTCAATCAATACTGAACAATATTGATGAATGCTCATCGAGTGATTTCAACCTGTTTATTAAAGCTCTTTTAGAAAAAATGAGTTATGACATAACAGACATCGACGGCAAAAATGATAACGGTGTAGATCTCATTGGCCATGTGGGAAAAGTTAAAAGTCTTGCTGTGCAATGCAAGGCTTGGAATCCTAAAAGAAACACGGAAAGAGTAGATGTGCGTGAAGTTAGAGCCTTTAAAGGAGTGGTGGCGGACGGGTATCAAAAAGGTTTCTTTGTGACGACACATTATTTTAGCGAGCCGGCATTAGAGCTGGAAGACGAATCATTGATATTGATTGACCGCAGAAAGCTTTTTCATCTTGTGGCACGTTATTATCCGCAACTGCTTGCTGAATCGCTTTATTTTGAAACATTAAGCAGTCTGCCTGCATGCAGCCATTGCCAAATAGGAAAAACAATAAAACTCTATTCAAAGAACAAACGATATTATTATTGGTGTGAATCTTGCTCTGAAATCGAAATGGTTTAG
- a CDS encoding toxin VasX, translating into MNALTSEVVDDFSGLLPFQVPEFSCDLTDDEFKARCVTIPYAKDAGKVWLGFSDTAWTWDVLQAHRKQTVRDQHMQMVDVQAWVAGNTQQADTLPFNQLTQAINEFVEIPSAPRPKLVQTVTESVSVLQSPSEEPGPTGENVIVLPTITVTAYAEHPSFSYSPHEYFGTSGMTERFAAWGEQETEKGVPPMQATSVVRRYRSEMPHCARRPFGKRLAQCFTAHT; encoded by the coding sequence GTGAACGCGCTAACAAGCGAGGTCGTTGACGACTTTAGCGGTTTATTACCCTTTCAAGTGCCCGAGTTTAGCTGCGATTTAACAGACGATGAGTTTAAGGCGCGGTGTGTGACTATTCCTTACGCTAAAGATGCTGGCAAGGTGTGGCTTGGGTTTTCAGATACCGCATGGACGTGGGATGTGCTGCAAGCGCATCGTAAGCAAACGGTGCGTGATCAACACATGCAAATGGTGGATGTACAAGCGTGGGTTGCTGGCAACACGCAACAGGCGGATACCTTGCCGTTTAACCAATTAACACAGGCCATTAATGAGTTTGTTGAAATACCATCGGCACCTAGGCCAAAGCTAGTGCAAACTGTTACCGAGTCGGTGTCGGTCCTACAATCGCCTAGCGAGGAACCTGGGCCTACAGGGGAAAATGTCATTGTACTCCCCACGATTACCGTTACGGCTTATGCGGAGCATCCTTCGTTCAGTTACTCTCCTCATGAGTACTTTGGTACAAGCGGCATGACAGAGCGTTTTGCAGCCTGGGGCGAGCAAGAAACAGAAAAAGGTGTGCCACCGATGCAAGCTACCAGTGTGGTCAGAAGATATCGAAGCGAAATGCCGCATTGCGCCCGAAGACCCTTTGGTAAAAGATTGGCACAATGCTTTACAGCCCACACTTAA
- a CDS encoding DUF6708 domain-containing protein has product MAGISWNARVKADRTITDDEKLDLLPKQRNDYVEATDRGSLLQFNSTYTEYVDPVFFARGSISSLAGILGALAGLGTLITFSYWLAINGTDWAVQSANIVGVILGLGMFLIFGGMGVRHDLFSYTAYPVRFNRKNRKIYVFRPPKEGGVQVFCWDEVNFYINRVKNHPHRHLIGHVMDGDFIKFSFVVGMAHVEDEVIKELWEFVYRYMEEGPKSVKPPFIAMTITPSIVNHYRMSYTRAAITNYFFVVLFFPIIGPLIALRWIIFKTCKSPVWPEWVEVECVVAANDPHHLPEPKYIGDGFEEHPEFLQKVVEKDRRERANKRGR; this is encoded by the coding sequence ATGGCAGGAATCAGTTGGAATGCTCGCGTTAAGGCAGATCGCACCATAACCGATGATGAAAAGCTCGACTTGTTGCCAAAGCAGCGCAACGATTATGTTGAAGCCACGGATAGAGGTTCATTATTGCAGTTTAATTCCACCTACACCGAGTATGTCGATCCCGTTTTTTTTGCTAGAGGATCGATTAGTTCATTGGCCGGCATACTGGGTGCGCTAGCTGGGTTAGGGACACTTATCACATTTAGTTATTGGCTCGCTATTAATGGCACAGATTGGGCTGTTCAATCTGCGAATATAGTTGGAGTGATTTTGGGGTTGGGCATGTTTTTGATATTTGGCGGAATGGGGGTTAGGCACGATCTTTTTAGCTACACCGCTTATCCCGTCCGCTTCAACCGCAAAAACCGTAAGATTTATGTATTTCGTCCACCTAAAGAAGGCGGGGTGCAGGTTTTTTGTTGGGACGAAGTGAACTTTTATATTAATAGAGTAAAAAATCACCCTCATCGTCATTTAATTGGCCATGTAATGGATGGTGATTTCATTAAGTTTAGTTTTGTGGTGGGTATGGCCCATGTTGAAGATGAAGTTATTAAAGAACTTTGGGAGTTTGTTTATCGCTATATGGAAGAAGGGCCTAAAAGCGTTAAGCCGCCCTTTATAGCTATGACGATAACTCCCTCAATAGTTAACCACTACCGTATGAGTTATACGCGAGCTGCGATTACTAATTATTTCTTTGTTGTATTATTTTTCCCAATCATTGGGCCTTTAATTGCACTTCGTTGGATCATCTTTAAAACTTGTAAGTCCCCTGTATGGCCTGAATGGGTAGAGGTTGAATGTGTTGTTGCAGCAAACGATCCTCATCATTTGCCTGAGCCAAAGTACATTGGTGATGGTTTTGAAGAACATCCCGAGTTTTTACAGAAGGTAGTGGAAAAGGATCGGCGTGAACGCGCTAACAAGCGAGGTCGTTGA
- a CDS encoding T6SS effector BTH_I2691 family protein, producing MNALTSEVVDDFSGLLPFQVPEFSCDLTDDEFKARCVTIPYAKDAGKVWLGFSDTAWTWDVLQAHRKQTVRDQHMQMVDVQAWVAGNTQQADTLPFNQLTQAINEFVEIPSAPRPKLVQTVTESVSVLQSPSEEPGPTGENVIVLPTITVTAYAEHPSFSYSPHEYFGTSGMTERFAAWGEQETEKGVPPMIAMVADPVGITMEVNHLVLRRGAEWTDHSSRQHKLESASQLESVRMAIMNGAVKEEGEKRYGAELRKATMLSIISPTATRHLGIHPTTWSEQQVEALKEVPMEEQIKIASERWSKYSKAYDADGMTRFLENYQEQLAAHESRVLQPLDSAYLLWLQSPQLLAAFMHNYDTKMPDNGRDYLLTINAIISDSTGRSSVRKYLKQKLGEDPSDPTNIFLRAMAFNQEQLINDVKTLCEQSSSNPRDPINPLGLAVYKKVEDHFAAFGMSKWLELSGQLSSLFFALGGPLAERATAFIDRGLVWGAAALPDRFAISFMRANLAATLPGQQLAAVEFTGSRQAVARTLATAIADMSGGRGSLYRSGGRQVYDQQAEKVVSGKALIVVDEAEFKRLQMMSGRTPSAQRAATIATHVQVHDFERLYAASVRRFSSLEVKGGVIGALFAAASVSTAYGELAKAEAEANKKVGSASAAKKVKIAYWQVRSGMAALVGGLAETAAAMARHFSWGIKPIPLLGNVTFFKSYSQALSTVGRLLGGVGGIIAGVLTVIEGQEEMQTNKAVGTWLTIGGIGIFAGGAALVWSVLLGGAAWLGPAGIIVGILAALAVIAIQLFKDDDIEKWLKRALYFGQEGVESFSDFTEQTEALTALMEA from the coding sequence GTGAACGCGCTAACAAGCGAGGTCGTTGACGACTTTAGCGGTTTATTACCCTTTCAAGTGCCCGAGTTTAGCTGCGATTTAACAGACGATGAGTTTAAGGCGCGGTGTGTGACTATTCCTTACGCTAAAGATGCTGGCAAGGTGTGGCTTGGGTTTTCAGATACCGCATGGACGTGGGATGTGCTGCAAGCGCATCGTAAGCAAACGGTGCGTGATCAACACATGCAAATGGTGGATGTACAAGCGTGGGTTGCTGGCAACACGCAACAGGCGGATACCTTGCCGTTTAACCAATTAACACAGGCCATTAATGAGTTTGTTGAAATACCATCGGCACCTAGGCCAAAGCTAGTGCAAACTGTTACCGAGTCGGTGTCGGTCCTACAATCGCCTAGCGAGGAACCTGGGCCTACAGGGGAAAATGTCATTGTACTCCCCACGATTACCGTTACGGCTTATGCGGAGCATCCTTCGTTCAGTTACTCTCCTCATGAGTACTTTGGTACAAGCGGCATGACAGAGCGTTTTGCAGCATGGGGCGAGCAAGAAACAGAAAAGGGTGTGCCACCGATGATTGCGATGGTGGCAGATCCGGTGGGCATCACCATGGAAGTGAATCACTTGGTATTAAGACGCGGCGCGGAGTGGACAGATCATTCTTCACGTCAACATAAGTTAGAGTCCGCCTCACAACTGGAATCTGTTCGCATGGCGATCATGAATGGCGCAGTTAAAGAAGAAGGCGAAAAGCGGTATGGCGCCGAGCTGCGAAAAGCGACCATGTTGTCCATAATTTCGCCCACGGCGACACGGCATCTAGGAATTCACCCCACTACGTGGAGTGAGCAGCAGGTGGAAGCGCTAAAAGAGGTGCCCATGGAAGAGCAGATTAAAATCGCTAGCGAACGCTGGAGCAAATACAGCAAGGCGTATGATGCAGACGGCATGACGCGCTTTTTAGAAAACTATCAAGAACAGTTGGCGGCCCACGAAAGCCGTGTGCTGCAGCCATTGGATTCGGCGTATTTGTTATGGCTACAATCGCCACAGTTATTAGCAGCTTTTATGCATAATTACGACACTAAAATGCCGGATAATGGGCGTGATTACTTGTTAACGATTAACGCTATTATTAGCGATAGTACTGGACGCAGTAGCGTACGAAAATACCTTAAACAAAAGTTAGGAGAGGATCCCAGTGATCCAACCAATATCTTTTTACGCGCTATGGCGTTTAATCAAGAACAGTTGATTAATGATGTAAAAACCTTATGCGAACAATCTTCTAGTAACCCACGAGATCCGATTAATCCTCTTGGGTTGGCTGTTTATAAAAAAGTAGAAGATCACTTTGCAGCGTTTGGTATGTCGAAATGGTTAGAATTGAGTGGACAGCTTTCAAGTTTGTTTTTTGCATTGGGCGGCCCGCTTGCTGAACGCGCCACCGCTTTTATTGATAGAGGGTTGGTGTGGGGTGCGGCAGCGTTACCCGATAGGTTCGCGATTAGTTTTATGCGCGCTAACTTAGCTGCCACGTTGCCAGGCCAGCAATTAGCAGCAGTGGAGTTTACAGGTTCAAGGCAAGCCGTGGCCCGTACGTTGGCAACGGCGATAGCCGATATGTCGGGTGGGCGTGGCAGTTTATATCGCTCAGGTGGACGCCAAGTTTATGATCAACAGGCTGAGAAAGTGGTGAGCGGTAAAGCCCTTATCGTGGTAGATGAGGCAGAGTTCAAGCGTTTACAAATGATGAGCGGACGAACGCCCAGTGCTCAGCGAGCAGCCACGATTGCAACGCATGTGCAAGTGCATGATTTTGAGCGGTTGTATGCGGCTTCAGTACGACGTTTTAGCTCGCTTGAAGTGAAAGGCGGAGTGATTGGTGCTTTGTTTGCTGCGGCTTCTGTGAGTACGGCTTATGGGGAACTCGCCAAAGCTGAGGCAGAAGCCAATAAGAAAGTAGGTTCAGCCAGTGCTGCTAAGAAAGTAAAAATAGCCTATTGGCAGGTGCGCAGTGGCATGGCTGCGTTAGTGGGTGGACTAGCAGAAACGGCAGCGGCGATGGCACGGCATTTTTCGTGGGGCATTAAGCCGATCCCACTGTTAGGTAACGTAACTTTTTTTAAAAGCTATAGCCAAGCGCTTTCTACGGTTGGGCGCCTCTTAGGTGGTGTTGGCGGCATTATCGCAGGGGTGTTGACCGTTATTGAAGGGCAAGAGGAAATGCAGACGAATAAAGCTGTAGGAACATGGCTAACTATTGGTGGTATTGGAATTTTTGCAGGTGGTGCTGCCTTAGTGTGGTCTGTGCTGCTGGGAGGAGCCGCTTGGCTTGGACCAGCAGGAATTATCGTAGGAATTTTAGCAGCATTAGCGGTTATCGCCATACAGTTGTTTAAAGACGACGACATCGAGAAGTGGCTTAAGCGAGCTCTTTATTTTGGTCAAGAGGGAGTGGAGTCGTTTAGTGACTTTACAGAGCAAACCGAGGCACTAACAGCACTGATGGAGGCGTAA
- a CDS encoding T6SS effector BTH_I2691 family protein, translating to MMESSQATCPYCTKEGLSILPMRAAVARTDKGSALDLPAALQQSELLKDDKGNAITLPANSAKYSGRLLRAGFLYVFNEVRGEWKGYAVSEMGYLYEFMKVSGRDLNDPAKDSRDIVPPPEVPEFSCDLTDDEFKARCVTIPYAKDAGKVWLGFSDTAWTWDVLQAHRKQTVRDQHMQMVDVQAWVAGNTQQADTLPFNQLTQAINEFVEIPSAPRPKLVQTVTESVSVLQSPSEEPGPTGENVIVLPTITVTAYAEHPSFSYSPHEYFGTSGMTERFAAWGEQETEKGVPPMIAMVADPVGITMEVNHLVLRRGAEWTDHSSRQHKLESASQLESVRMAIMNGAVKEEGEKRYGAELRKATMLSIISPTATRHLGIHPTTWSEQQVEALKEVPMEEQIKIASERWSKYSKAYDADGMTRFLENYQEQLAAHESRVLQPLDSAYLLWLQSPQLLAAFMHNYDTKMPDNGRDYLLTINAIISDSTGRSSVRKYLKQKLGEDPSDPTNIFLRAMAFNQEQLINDVKTLCEQSSSNPRDPINPLGLAVYKKVEDHFAAFGMSKWLELSGQLSSLFFALGGPLAERATAFIDRGLVWGAAALPDRFAISFMRANLAATLPGQQLAAVEFTGSRQAVARTLATAIADMSGGRGSLYRSGGRQVYDQQAEKVVSGKALIVVDEAEFKRLQMMSGRTPSAQRAATIATHVQVHDFERLYAASVRRFSSLEVKGGVIGALFAAASVSTAYGELAKAEAEANKKVGSASAAKKVKIAYWQVRSGMAALVGGLAETAAAMARHFSWGIKPIPLLGNVTFFKSYSQALSTVGRLLGGVGGIIAGVLTVIEGQEEMQTNKAVGTWLTIGGIGIFAGGAALVWSVLLGGAAWLGPAGIIVGILAALAVIAIQLFKDDDIEKWLKRALYFGQEGVESFSDFTEQTEALTALMEA from the coding sequence ATGATGGAATCCAGCCAAGCCACGTGCCCTTATTGCACGAAAGAAGGTTTATCTATTTTGCCCATGCGTGCGGCAGTGGCTCGTACTGATAAAGGCAGTGCTTTAGACTTGCCAGCTGCCTTACAACAAAGCGAATTGTTAAAAGATGACAAAGGCAACGCTATTACTTTGCCAGCGAACTCAGCTAAATACTCAGGCCGCTTATTGCGGGCGGGTTTTTTGTATGTATTTAATGAAGTGCGCGGTGAATGGAAAGGCTACGCGGTATCAGAGATGGGCTACTTGTATGAGTTTATGAAGGTGTCAGGACGTGATTTAAATGATCCTGCCAAAGATTCGCGCGACATCGTCCCGCCTCCTGAAGTGCCCGAGTTTAGCTGCGATTTAACAGACGATGAGTTTAAGGCGCGGTGTGTGACTATTCCTTACGCTAAAGATGCTGGCAAGGTGTGGCTTGGGTTTTCAGATACCGCATGGACGTGGGATGTGCTGCAAGCGCATCGTAAGCAAACGGTGCGTGATCAACACATGCAAATGGTGGATGTACAAGCGTGGGTTGCTGGCAACACGCAACAGGCGGATACCTTGCCGTTTAACCAATTAACACAGGCCATTAATGAGTTTGTTGAAATACCATCGGCACCTAGGCCAAAGCTAGTGCAAACTGTTACCGAGTCGGTGTCGGTCCTACAATCGCCTAGCGAGGAACCTGGGCCTACAGGGGAAAATGTCATTGTACTCCCCACGATTACCGTTACGGCTTATGCGGAGCATCCTTCGTTCAGTTACTCTCCTCATGAGTACTTTGGTACAAGCGGCATGACAGAGCGTTTTGCAGCATGGGGCGAGCAAGAAACAGAAAAGGGTGTGCCACCGATGATTGCGATGGTGGCAGATCCGGTGGGCATCACCATGGAAGTGAATCACTTGGTATTAAGACGCGGCGCGGAGTGGACAGATCATTCTTCACGTCAACATAAGTTAGAGTCCGCCTCACAACTGGAATCTGTTCGCATGGCGATCATGAATGGCGCAGTTAAAGAAGAAGGCGAAAAGCGGTATGGCGCCGAGCTGCGAAAAGCGACCATGTTGTCCATAATTTCGCCCACGGCGACACGGCATCTAGGAATTCACCCCACTACGTGGAGTGAGCAGCAGGTGGAAGCGCTAAAAGAGGTGCCCATGGAAGAGCAGATTAAAATCGCTAGCGAACGCTGGAGCAAATACAGCAAGGCGTATGATGCAGACGGCATGACGCGCTTTTTAGAAAACTATCAAGAACAGTTGGCGGCCCACGAAAGCCGTGTGCTGCAGCCATTGGATTCGGCGTATTTGTTATGGCTACAATCGCCACAGTTATTAGCAGCTTTTATGCATAATTACGACACTAAAATGCCGGATAATGGGCGTGATTACTTGTTAACGATTAACGCTATTATTAGCGATAGTACTGGACGCAGTAGCGTACGAAAATACCTTAAACAAAAGTTAGGAGAGGATCCCAGTGATCCAACCAATATCTTTTTACGCGCTATGGCGTTTAATCAAGAACAGTTGATTAATGATGTAAAAACCTTATGCGAACAATCTTCTAGTAACCCACGAGATCCGATTAATCCTCTTGGGTTGGCTGTTTATAAAAAAGTAGAAGATCACTTTGCAGCGTTTGGTATGTCGAAATGGTTAGAATTGAGTGGACAGCTTTCAAGTTTGTTTTTTGCATTGGGCGGCCCGCTTGCTGAACGCGCCACCGCTTTTATTGATAGAGGGTTGGTGTGGGGTGCGGCAGCGTTACCCGATAGGTTCGCGATTAGTTTTATGCGCGCTAACTTAGCTGCCACGTTGCCAGGCCAGCAATTAGCAGCAGTGGAGTTTACAGGTTCAAGGCAAGCCGTGGCCCGTACGTTGGCAACGGCGATAGCCGATATGTCGGGTGGGCGTGGCAGTTTATATCGCTCAGGTGGACGCCAAGTTTATGATCAACAGGCTGAGAAAGTGGTGAGCGGTAAAGCCCTTATCGTGGTAGATGAGGCAGAGTTCAAGCGTTTACAAATGATGAGCGGACGAACGCCCAGTGCTCAGCGAGCAGCCACGATTGCAACGCATGTGCAAGTGCATGATTTTGAGCGGTTGTATGCGGCTTCAGTACGACGTTTTAGCTCGCTTGAAGTGAAAGGCGGAGTGATTGGTGCTTTGTTTGCTGCGGCTTCTGTGAGTACGGCTTATGGGGAACTCGCCAAAGCTGAGGCAGAAGCCAATAAGAAAGTAGGTTCAGCCAGTGCTGCTAAGAAAGTAAAAATAGCCTATTGGCAGGTGCGCAGTGGCATGGCTGCGTTAGTGGGTGGACTAGCAGAAACGGCAGCGGCGATGGCACGGCATTTTTCGTGGGGCATTAAGCCGATCCCACTGTTAGGTAACGTAACTTTTTTTAAAAGCTATAGCCAAGCGCTTTCTACGGTTGGGCGCCTCTTAGGTGGTGTTGGCGGCATTATCGCAGGGGTGTTGACCGTTATTGAAGGGCAAGAGGAAATGCAGACGAATAAAGCTGTAGGAACATGGCTAACTATTGGTGGTATTGGAATTTTTGCAGGTGGTGCTGCCTTAGTGTGGTCTGTGCTGCTGGGAGGAGCCGCTTGGCTTGGACCAGCAGGAATTATCGTAGGAATTTTAGCAGCATTAGCGGTTATCGCCATACAGTTGTTTAAAGACGACGACATCGAGAAGTGGCTTAAGCGAGCTCTTTATTTTGGTCAAGAGGGAGTGGAGTCGTTTAGTGACTTTACAGAGCAAACCGAGGCACTAACAGCACTGATGGAGGCGTAA
- a CDS encoding DUF4123 domain-containing protein produces the protein MFDHHLLQQHNYGLINPLQVEASLWQDVPHMPLVPRELAEQADQMPLLVAFDAMEAEARISLLDYIIAQQRSSKRPYFSALIDSILPLATLQHRLTERLILFGPQGKAFFRYYDPRVFRHLHWVLRPIQLDYLLKGITQWSWCDAKGQWQSLAGPEKCPMNILRLTPEQWLHLGGLGLLNQCLAGLNMMPTFDENNTQQVIQANEWLHAAKAQLSDPEDSCLYVEQRFRYGELLHQHPAMQERLQQAQAGQSYIQLCQPLDESTLQQYVTDMHQQRQRMMS, from the coding sequence ATGTTTGATCATCATCTTTTGCAGCAGCATAACTACGGCCTGATTAATCCCTTACAGGTAGAAGCATCGCTGTGGCAAGACGTGCCTCACATGCCGTTGGTGCCAAGAGAATTGGCCGAACAGGCCGACCAAATGCCTTTGCTAGTAGCCTTCGATGCTATGGAAGCAGAGGCTCGCATCAGCTTGCTAGATTATATAATTGCTCAGCAACGTTCTAGCAAACGCCCTTATTTTTCAGCCTTGATTGATAGTATTTTGCCGCTTGCTACCTTGCAGCATCGGCTCACTGAACGTTTAATTCTGTTCGGGCCACAAGGTAAAGCGTTTTTTCGCTATTACGACCCGCGTGTTTTTCGTCATTTGCATTGGGTATTGCGCCCTATTCAGTTGGACTATCTGTTGAAAGGTATCACGCAGTGGAGTTGGTGTGATGCGAAAGGACAATGGCAGAGTTTAGCAGGCCCTGAAAAATGCCCAATGAATATATTGCGCCTTACCCCTGAGCAATGGCTGCATCTAGGAGGCTTAGGCTTACTGAATCAGTGTTTAGCAGGGCTAAACATGATGCCTACTTTTGATGAAAATAATACACAACAGGTGATACAAGCTAATGAATGGCTACACGCCGCAAAAGCCCAATTGAGCGATCCAGAAGATAGTTGCTTGTACGTGGAGCAACGTTTTCGTTACGGCGAATTGTTGCATCAACACCCCGCCATGCAAGAGCGTTTACAACAAGCACAGGCGGGGCAAAGCTACATACAGCTTTGCCAGCCCTTAGACGAAAGCACACTCCAACAATACGTGACGGACATGCACCAACAACGACAGAGGATGATGTCATGA